The nucleotide sequence CTTCGACATTGAGCTATGTTGTTGGTGGTCGTTATAGTGATATTAAAGACGATCTTACTGACGCAGATAAATACCCCGCTGGCGTTGAGTTAAATAACGATGCTACCGCCTTTGAGCTTGGTTTCAATTATCGTCCAAGCCGAGCGCATCGAATGTATATTCGTGCCGATGATAACTTTCGCTTTGCTAAGGTCGATGAGCAGGCATTTACACCTTATGATGTGATTGGCTTGAAACCACAAACGGGTCGTTCCTATGAAGCCGGTTGGGATTGGACACCAAATTCTCACTCATTACGCATAAGTGCCTATCGTTTAGATCTTGAAGATGAAATTTTTTACGATTCTAATGCCAATCCTCCGGTTGAAGGTAGCTGGCCTGGCGCTAACGTAAATGCCGATTCTTCACGTCGTTATGGTGCGAGTTTAGATTGGGACTGGCAACTGACTCAATCTGCTCAATTAGGCCTTGAGTATAATTACATTGATGCGAAATATACCGAAGGTGTCAATGATGGTAAATATCTGTCTTGGGTAGCCCAAAATACAGGTAGTGGTTATGTCAGTGTCGACTTTAGTCAAGATTGGCAAGTATATGCCGAGGTTGTTTATACCGGTTCTCGTTATGAAGGTGGCGATTCTAGTAACGTTAATCCAAAGATAGAAGCTTATTGGCTATCAAATCTAGCTGTTAATTATACCCGTGATAATTGGCTAGCCAGTATTCGTGTCGATAACCTGCTTGATGAACAATATGCCAGTGCGGTTTACTACGGTGGGTACTATTCTGGAACTGGTCGCGCGGTACGTTTGACTGCAAGTTATCGTTTCTAAGCTTATTTTTTGTTGCGTGTACTCGGCTTTTTAGGCGAATGAGAATCCCCTTCTTGATGAAGGTCGTAATAGTACGATAAAAGCCAGACTTTAGAGTCTGGCTTTTTTATGTGTTAAATTCAGTTTTCTTTGCTCAAACTAGAGTTTACGAGAATACGGGGAAAGAGTCAGAATGGCAAAAATATGGTTTGGATTATGGTGTGTCGCCTGCTTGTCTTTGCAAGCTTGCTCAGGTCCGAAGCTTGAGCCGCTTTCAGCTAATGCGGACATTTTGGCTTTTGGTGACAGTCTGACTTATGGAAAGGGAGCCAATAACGGCGGTGATTATCCTGCTGTGTTGTCAAAACTGACGGGATTGAATGTCATTAATGCTGGAGTATCGGGTGAAACTACCACCCAAGGTTTAACAAGATTGACAGGCTTGATTGAGCAGTCATCGCCGCAGTTGCTCATTTTACTCGAAGGCGGCAATGATTTTTTACATAATACAGATCCTGATATTACTAAAACCAATTTAGCTAAGATGATAGAACTGGCACAAGCTCATTCTATTTCTGTAGTATTAATTGCCGTGCCTCAAAAGAGTCTTTTTTTGACAGATG is from Shewanella sp. MTB7 and encodes:
- a CDS encoding GDSL-type esterase/lipase family protein translates to MAKIWFGLWCVACLSLQACSGPKLEPLSANADILAFGDSLTYGKGANNGGDYPAVLSKLTGLNVINAGVSGETTTQGLTRLTGLIEQSSPQLLILLEGGNDFLHNTDPDITKTNLAKMIELAQAHSISVVLIAVPQKSLFLTDASLYSVLAEIYDVVLIEDTLADLLKSPAMKSDTVHLNNAGYRTLAEAIHLTLLESGAL